In the genome of Oncorhynchus clarkii lewisi isolate Uvic-CL-2024 unplaced genomic scaffold, UVic_Ocla_1.0 unplaced_contig_3130_pilon_pilon, whole genome shotgun sequence, the window CATGAAGTGGTTGTGTGCGGTGGCTCTGGTAGGAGAGCAGACTGTCTGAagatgttctgttctgtagctcaGCTGAACACACGTAGACAACTTACTGGAGATGAACCTCATCGGGCgcacattcaatatcctggggagacagacagaaacattcaatatcctggggagacagacagacacattcaatatcctgggagacagacagacacattcaatatcctggggagacagacagacacattcaatatcctgggagacagacagacacattcaatatcctggggagacagacagacacattcaatatcctggggagacagacagaaacattcaatatcctggggagacagacagacacattcaatatcctgggagacagacagacacattcaatatcctgggagacagacagacacattcaatatcctgggagacagacagacacattcaatatcctggggagacagacagacagacacattcaatatcctggggagacagacagacagacacattcaatatcctggggagacagacagacacattcaatatcctggggagacagacagacagacacattcaatatcctggggagacagacagacagacacattcaatatcctggggagacagacagacagacacattcaatatcctggggagacagacagacacattcaatatcctgggagacagacagacagacacattcaatatcctggggagacagacagacagacacattcaatatcctggggagacagacagacacattcaatatcctgggagacagacagacagacacattcaatatcctgggagacagacagacacattcaatatcctgggagacaaacagacagacacattcaatatcctggggagacagacagacagacacattcaatatcctgggagacagacagacagacacattcaatatcctgggagacagacagacagacattcaatatcctgggagacagacagatgaacacattcaatatcctgggagacagacagacacattcaatatcctgggagacaaacagacagacacattcaatatcctggggagacagacagacagacacattcaatatcctgggagacagacagacagacacattcaatatcctgggagacagacagacagacattcaatatcctgggagacagacagatgaacacattcaatatcctgggagacagacagacacattcaatatcctgggagacaaacagacagacacattcaatatcctggggagacagacagacagacacattcaatatcctgggagacagacagacagacacattcaatatcctgggagacagacagacagacattcaatatcctgggagacagacagatgaacacattcaatatcctggggagagagagagagagagacagacagacgaacTGGGTCAGTGTCTCTTGGCACATAAAGAGTTCCAACTGACGAACGTACAGGATCCAGTGTTGGTATCCAGGTGgttagcagacagacaggtactgaCACCCCCCTTACCTGTTACTACAGAGGCTGGTCAACAGTGTTAGTATCCAGGTGgttagcagacagacaggtactgaCACACCCCTTACCTGCTACTACAGAGGCTGGTCCACAGTGTTAGTATCCAGGTGgttagcagacagacaggtactgaCACACCCCTTACCTGCTACTACAGAGGCTGGTCCACAGTGTTAGTATCCAGGTGGTTAGCAGACAGACCGGTGTCGAGGCCTGTTTCATCAGTTCTACTATAATGGAGCCCTCCCGTCCCTCTGATTGCCAGTGGGTCATCTTCACTGGACCGTCATCATACTTATCCAGGAAGAACAGcggctcactctgacacactgtcCCAAACACCTGCAGCAGCAACAACAATTACAGACAACACatgtattacaacaacaacaactacagacaacacatgtattacaacaacaacaacaattacaGACAACACatgtattacaacaacaacaactacagacaacacatgtattacaacaacaacaacaacaacaattacagacaacacacatgtattacaacaacaacaacaacaacaacaattacagacaacacacatgtattacaacaacaacaacaacaacaattacaGACAACACatgtattacaacaacaacaattacAGACAACACATAttgtattacaacaacaacaattacAGACAACACATAttgtattacaacaacaacataacaattACAGACAACACATatgtattacaacaacaacataagAGGTAAACAAcacaggagaggatagaaaaccCCTGTGTTCAATGAGCAACAACATCTACATGTAAATCAGGCTGTGAGTCCACGTCCTCACCTGTGGTAGTTGTGACTCCGTTTGAGGGTCTGGAACCCCGTTGTCTATGGGGTGCAGCTGAGACAGCATGACCTTCCTCTGTTCATAGTGGATAAAGATCACCttgtccttctctcctccttcctctccctctacttTATTCtgttctcctttcttctctcctcctcctctctttgttcctcctttctttccctctcctcctttctctccaccaCCATCCTCTTTCAGCTCATTTTCCTGTTGTATCAGCTTCCCATCTACGGCAAGGGCAGAGGGACATTTTATTAGAGATGCACTGCATGATGATAACAACAGAAATATCCGCCTTTTGATTAAATATACAGACATCTGTGTCTCTTTGGATTAAAAAGAGCAGAGTGAATTAAACTATCTAATTTACAAACTCTTGTTAACTTACTTTTGCTATGAGAAAACAGTGATGCAGTGATGCAGGTCTACAGACAGAACATTCATTTCAGTGTGAGAAAACAGTGATGCAGGTCTACAGACAGAACATTCATTTCAGTGTGAGAAAACAGTGATGCACGTCTACAGACAGAACATTCATTTCAGTGTGAGAAAACAGTGATGCACGTCTATAGACAGAAAGCCATTCTGTCAATAATTCGATATCAACAGTTGATCTCCAAAGAGAGTGGTCTCCGAAtcaaaacaaaacacatttaatGTTGTTAcaaagtctgcatcccaaataacaccctattccctacatagtgcactactttagaccagagctctatgacaccctattccctacatagtgcactactttagaccagagctctatgacacactattccctacatagtgcactactttagaccaaagctctatgacacactattccctacatagtgcactactttagaccagtagTGTCGTATATAGGGAACAATAGGGGCCACTTGGGATGCAAACGGAGACTTACTCGGGTCCCTTGTGAGGACGTGACACCTGAAGCCTATCTTGCCCATCTCTCTACTGAGCTGGAGCCACTGTCCCTGGGGGAAGATGGTGCTGAGGTCCCTGAGGAAACTCTCCATGCCCTCCTGGCCCTCCTTGGGCATGCTCCACGAGCCCAGCACCGTCAGATCCACCCCACTCTGGCCACGCATCTGGACCAGGGAGAGTGGATAGGAAGGTTAaaaaacacacactctctaccTGCTGTATGTACTGTTTGACCTGACAAGAGATGAAGGGGTATTGGGTGACTGACAGCtacacactgactgacagatttaaaaatatatatatattcatatttaacatttatttaactaggcaggtcagttaagaacacattcttatttacaatgacggcctaggaacagtgggttaactgccttgttcaggggcagaacgacagatttttaccttgtcagctctgggattcgatccagcaacctttcagttactgacccgcccctctaaccattaggctacctgccgccccggatacacactgactgacacacacacgctgactgatacacacacacgctgactgatacacacacactgactgatacacacacactgactgatacactgactgatacacacacactgactgattcacacacactgactgacacacatacacactgactgacacacatacacactgactgacacacatacacactgactgacacacatacacactgactgacacacatacacactgactgacacacatacacactgactgacacatatacacactgactgacacatacacactgactgacacacatacacactgactgacacacatacacactgactgacacacatacacactgactgacacacatacacactgactgacacacatacacactgactgacacacatacacactgactgacacacatacacactgactgacacacatacacactgactgacacatacacactgactgacacatacacactgactgacacatgcacactgactgatacacacacgcacacactctacCTGGTGGATGTACTGCTTGACCTGTCCAGGGATGAAGGGGTAGTGGATAACAGCTAGCACCACGGCCGAGTTCTGTCCTGGGATCCATCGCCCCACAAGCAGCCCACTGTCTGCCTTGTTACAGCACTGAGGGAAGAATATCTTCAGCACCATGGTGGGActggaggtcaggggtcagaggtcaggcacGCTCCTTCAGTCTAACCTCCTGGGTTAGGTGATCACAGGTTAGCCTAGTGTCTTCAGATACCTGCAGAATGGAGAAACATTTTGTGAAGGAAGAAATAATTAGCATACCCATTACCCAGCTACACTAGTTACCAATAATCAGTACCCATTACCCAGCTACACTAGTTACTAATAATTAGTATACCCATTACCCAGCTACACTAGTTACTAATAATTAGTATACCCATTACCCAGCTACACTAGTTACTAATAATTAGTATACCTATTACCCAGCTATACTAGTTACCAATAATTAGTATACCCATTACCCAGCTATACTAGTTACCAATAATTAGTATACCCATTACCCAGCTATACTAGTTCCCCCAAAAAGAAGTAACATAGTTAAGGTCTGTATATAGTTTAGTTATACTGTGTATACCAGGGTTTCATCTTGTCGCATTGTGAATGTCCTCGTGTGGTGTGAGCCGATGTTGTTTAATAAACATGACCAAGAATCAGGAGGGTTGTCAGAGTGACTCACTCCAACTGTTAGCAGACATTTCAATTCAGCAATCAGGACCAGCTGTTTGTTAGTCAACTCAAATGAATCATTGTCGGGCCGCTTCAGTGGAGTTCCGTTGCCTTTGTCCACTGCTGCCCTCTTCGTGTCCTTCAGAATATTGAGCCTTGCATTCGTGTCCATGCCAACCATGCCTGTGGGCTTAACTATTGATTTGGCTGTCGTGCTTTAGTTTCCCGTCACATCTATAACAGCACTATTGCTGCCTAAACTACGTTACATGTTAATATAACATTTCAAACTATTTTGGGGATTAATCGAATTTTTTGCAGTATACGTTTGAGACAAAGTGAGACGCTTATTTTTATTAAATGAGCACAAATAGGCCCTAATCGAAGTTAGTGCACACTCCAGCCAGCGTCGGAAGCTGTGCGACACCCGTATCGTATCGTTATCAGTTGTCAAAATAAAATCAACAGCAATCAACAATAGtttctgtatatctctctgaTGTGATGCATATCTTCAATGTCAGTGATAATATATTCCACACTGGGCGCACAGTGCAAAGAGACAGACATTAGCTTACGTTAGCTAACTTAGTAACGACTAAATCCGTCTTCAGCTAGTTAACAACATTTcggcaaataaaaataaaatattccaTACCTGCAGGGTTGTTTATTTCTATTCGAAGAAAATCTGCTTTTGTCAATATGCTGTCAATACCGTTTCAAACAGATTTGGGATCGTACCGTTACATGATTTACCCTTCAATTGTTAAATTGAAGTTAGCGTCTGTTGGTAGCCATCTTTGTTGTTGATAGACCGTCAACATTTACGCTCCGGTTGGAATATCATTGCAGTAACAAGAGTTCCGGTGGATTGCTGGATGAGATGATGTAGCAGTTCTGTGAATAATCTGAACTAAACCCTCTGTTTGATAGTCATTTCCAGTCACAACAAAAAGCTTGATATTTAGCCTAATAATATCAAATATAATCATAAAATACTACACTTTATTATGGCCACTGAATTCCACTACCACtgaatattctttaaaaaaatatcccaTCCATTTCTGCCAGTTGAAAAGGACACATTTTTCATTATTACCAAAACGATTGTAATCAAACATGGAATTTCAGTTCGACTCAATAAGGCAGCCATAATATCAATTTGAATATAGTATTACAAAATTTGAAAACATCACCATCGAAATGACATTTCTGACCTTCAATGTTCAGACGTGTTGTTTGCTGTTTGAGGTCATTCTGTTGAATGAAGAACCACTGTAGAGGTGTTATCTTCTCTGAATGACACTGCAGGAAAAGAGCGGGCTGAAAAAAGCTTTAGACAAGTAGATATTATAAGTAACCCACATCCACTGTCCATAATATCTTACACCCTAGTGCACACAGCTTGTTCATTTAGACGAGATCTTAATTCCACCTGAAATGTCAAAGAAAGTCACATTTCAGAAGAATAGCTATGTCCTTATGCAGCTTTAGTAGGCTACATTATCGTAATCTGGCACAGTTTGGGTGCTTCATTTATTTGGGATGACAGTTGTGGAGGCAGAGATAACACAGACAGGGGAGTGGTCTCAAACAGTAGACTTGTATCAACTTCAAGGGTTGCACTGAGAACAGTAGGCCCACAGATACAGGTTCTATTGGGAAATAAAATACAGCTCTCATCTCATTGTAAAGGTTTTCTAATTTGtactttcttaaaaaaaaaaagatgtatcACTTATCACGTTACTGTCTGTCATGATTATACTACATTGACCATCAGGCATTGCGACAGGAGGAGTGCTTCTTGGGTAAAAGAGGAAGACAACAAACTCAGGGAAACACGTGGCCAGCCTGTGGTTTAGTGTAATTCAATTCTCGGTTGGTTTAAAATTAACGAAATGTATCGGTCTAAGGATCAGACCGACAAAACCAAAGTCACGTGCATAAGGAATAGAGCAGACGTTATATATGACTTTAAAGTCTCCTTTTTCACTATGGGTCAACTGCCAAATTTCCCATGGAATGTAAGTAGCGGGGCTGCTTGCATGTTGTACTGTAGGGTCTGCGTCATAAATTGAATGTATTTCTTTATGTTTTATTGTTTAGGAAGAGTAAGACATGAATACAGTAATAACataatttgttgttgttttctacAGTTCCTTGAAAGGGAGCTCGAGAACGACAGCTCATCAGAAATTATTCTAGACATTCTAAAGCAGGTATTGACTGTCaaaagcatttatttttttaaatgtcacaccTATTTAGTTAAATATATAGAAACAGTACATTGGATTACCGAGTTGGAAACCACACTAACAATTACTATGGTTACCTGTTTCCAGACATGCCTTCATCCACTGTGCTGTAAACATCCTCCCTCAGTAAGATATAGGAGACTGTTTCTGTCTCAGCTCATCAAAAGGGTGAGTTCTTTTATCTGATATATTTTTTGTCTGGTATCATTCTGTCAGAAAATAGTTCACTGGTGCATTTAAAAAAAGGAAATTCTTACACGTTTCACATGAATACAATAAAGTATAACTATATTATTAAAGTAAACAACGGTAATGTGATGCTTCTCTTCCCTGTGTGCAGCATGAAGCCAGTGGGAGGGAGCCCCTGGATGAGCTCTATGATGCACTGGGGGAAGTcctgggggtagaggaggggacagAGTGCTACAAGAGCTATTTACtggtactacacacacaccacactgtattCTATATTTTGCAGACGCTCTTATCTCTTAATACATTGTTTTCGTACTGGTTCccccgtgggaattgaacccacaaccctggcgttgcaagcaccacgCTCTACCAGCCGAGCCACATGGGACCTCTATTTTATCCTTTAAAATAGTACAATTATTATTAAATTCAAGATTATTTAATTAAATATTAATTTTAATATTTAccgtacgtttgtgtgtgtgtgtgtagccgtGTGGAGAAGCAGTGAGTCTATCAGAGAGTACAGCTGTGATCTCTGAAGGAACTACAGGCCTGGTCACATGGGAGGCTGCTCTTTACCTCGCAGAATGGGCTCTGGAGAACATACACCTCTTCACTGATAGGTTGGTACActactgtgtgtgttctgtctggaGAACACACACCTCTTCACTGACAGGTTGGTACActactgtgtgtgttctgtctggaGAACACACACCTCTTCACTGATAGGTTGGTACActactgtgtgtgttctgtctggaGAACACACACCTCTTCACTGATAGGTTGGTACActactgtgtgtgttctgtctggaGAACACACACCTCTTCACTGATAGGTTGGTACactactgtgtgtgttgtcattgtGTTCTGTCTACAACTCATGCTGTGGTTACTACTCGTAATCTCAATctggtgtgtgtttattgtgagtgtcctctccctgtgtgtgtgtgtgtgtgtgtgtgtgtgtgtgtgtgtgtgtgtgtgtgtgagagagagagtgtcctgTCTCTGCCCTCTCCTACAGGACAGTCCTAGAGCTGGGCAGTGGTGTAGGGTTGACTGGTATAGCAGTGTGTAGGTCCTGCAGTCCCTCCAGCTACGTGTTCAGTGACTGTCACCTCAGCGTTCTACATAGACTGAGGGACAACGTCCAGCTCAATGGGCTGGACAACCAGAACTCTCCCAGAGTGAGTGTGGAGCATCTGGACTGGGAGGAGGTGACAGAGAAGCAGCTGAGAGAGATCGGAGCCGCCACGGTCATCGCTGCAGGTAGGAACATGATCTGGCTCTATTCTATTCAATCCGTAAAGCTGAAGATCCTCTTTAAAGGTAATGTTCCCTCTGTCGAGACTTCCTTCACAATAAACACGGCATATGTCAACTCAGTCAGAAATCACCTTTACATTTGTAGGCAGATCTCCTGCGATGCTTTGGCGATATGGATTGAATCCAGCCTTTAATTAcaacaaaaagtatatatttcTCAAAATATATTATTAGTTAGCCAGTTACCTGGCTGTTACCTGGCTGTTACCTGGTAGTTACCTGGTCCAGCTTTCTGAATTAGAATTAGGAAACACATTTGATCCCTCACCAGCACCCGGGGGGGGTGCTGGTGAGGGATCAAATGTGTTTCCTAATTCTGTCAGCTGACACATCCTGTTGTTTCCTAATTCTATTGTTGTCGGCTAACATGTCCTGTTGTTTCCTGTGTTATAGACGTAGTTTACGATCCAGATATCATTGGCTGTCTGGTGAAGCTTCTCTCTAAGATCCTGAGGTGTTCGGCCAATGGCAGCCCTCCTGATGTCTACATCTCCTCCACCATCAGAAACCCAGACACATATAACAGTTTTAGACACCAGCTAGGTCAGTACTAAACCTAGAGCTTTGAGAGAACTAATGAAAATAGCTTTACAAGTTGAATGTATCATTAGTAGTAAACCAACTGGTTCAAAGAGCAGCTGAGTGAGGAGACTCTCCAACcccatagatactgtagaggaTGAATCTCAATAGTCTTCAAGTGGCCTCGTCACCTTGTATGCCGGGTTACAGTAAAGTTCTAGGTGACAACCGATGTAaataagggctttataaatacatgtgattgatcTAGTCCATCTCCACTGTTCTGGAGAGATCTAATCCTATAGCCTTGGATGAATTCCTTTCCTGATGCATCTATAATTATAAACATCTGAAACTGATGGATCTATAATTATACACATCTGAAACGGATGGATCTATAATTATAAACATCTGAAACTGATGGGTCTATAATTATAAACATCTGAAACTGATGGGTCTATAATTATAAACATCTGAAACTGATGGGTCTATAATTATAAACATCTGAAACTGATGGGTCTATAATTATAAACATCTGAAACTGATGGGTCTATAATTATAAACATCTGAAACTGATGGGTCTATAATTATAAACATCTGAAACTGATGGATCTATAATTATACACATCTGAAACGGATGGATCTATAATTATAAACATCTGAAACTGATGGGTCTATAATTATACACATCTGAAACTGATGGATTTATAATTATAAACATCTGAAACTGATGGATCTATAATTGTACACATCTGAAACTGATGGATCTATAATTATACACATCTGAAACTGATGGATCTATAATTATAAACATCTGAAACTGATGGATCTATAATTATAAACATCTGAAACTGATGGATCTATAATTATAAACATCTGAAACTGATGGATCTATAATTATACACATCTGAAACTGATGGATCTATAATTTCTCCTTTGTTTTTCTCTCCCACAGAAAGTTCTGGAATCCAACATGAGGTCATGACAGGACCAGTGACCCATGTGTTCTTTTACAACAGACAAGCCACCATAGAGATGATCAAACTCTACATATAATAATAGCATCCTATTCCCATtgtaagtgcactacttttgaccagggtccatagggctgtggtcaaaagtagtgcactacatagggaatagggtgccatttgggatgcacacaataTGAGACCAAGCCAGAACCAGATGTGTATTACTGTGTAATAAAGTCTTTATTTACATCAAAATATTTACATTGTGTGGAAAATATcccatttatacatttttttaatttaaacctttatttcactaggtaagaacaaattcttattttcaatgagtgggttaactgccttgttcaggggcagagcgacagatttgtaccttgtcagctcgggggtttgaacttgcaaccttccggttactaggccaacgctctaaccactaggctaccctgccgccccgtgttGTTTAAGAGGAGAATCAAAACGGCCTGGAATGAAGAGATCCacagaagtagagagagaaatggggagagagagagagcagaggaaagaCTAGCCTGATGTAACAATCTCTCTTTCCGACAGGTCCTCAAAGTGGACCATGTGGCAGttggtagcaggtagcctagcggttcagagcaggtagcctaatggttcagggcaggtagcctagcggttcagggcaggtagcctagcggttcagggcaggtagcctagcggttcagggcaggtagcctagcggttcagggcaggtagcctagcggttcagagcagggagcctagcggttcagagcagggagcctagcggttcagagcaggtagcctagcggttcagagcaggtagcctagcggttcagagcaggtagcctagcggttcagagcaggtagcctagcggttcagagcaggtagcctagcggttaagaggatTGGGCCAGAAACCTAaaagtcgctggtttgaatccccgagcagtctaggtgaaacatctgtagatgtgcccttgaacaaagcacttaaccctaatttcttctgtaagtcgttctggataagagcgtctgttaaAATGTTCAAGATTGGAGGCTCAAGAAGTGGGTTTGAGACGGAGCGAAGATGTAGAGAGGGGATGAGTCAGCTGCTGTAAAGAGGTCTGTCTAACAGGGGAGTCAGGGTGCAGTGAGGAGAGGCAGGACGTTCTGGTCCCAGTTCTGGTCCCACCGCTGCCCCCCACTGGCCCGGAGGTTCCTCCTGAACTGACCCAGTTTGCCCTCATCCTCACAACCAGGGAAGTCCCACagaagagactggagagacacaACACAGGTTTTATAAAACGGGTAGATTGGATCCTGTCTAAAACAGCCATgtgtatatcagaccatataccactgTCACAGGAACTGGTTACAGTCAGATAAGACAGAATATACTTTAGAAAAGATGGCAGTTGACAGGATCATACCACTGGGAAGTGATGTGGTATAAATCAGGGGTTTCTGTGTCTCCTCAGCTGAACAGTAGTAGTATATGACTGTACCTTGAGCTGTCCAGAAAGTTCCTCAGCTGAACAGTAGTAGTATATGACTGTACCTTGAGCTGTCCAGATAGTTCCTCAGAGTCTTTGAAGATCAACCCGTTCTCCTCGTGTTTCACCAGCTCATGTAGACTACAGAGGAGAATATaacagggttaacaac includes:
- the LOC139405220 gene encoding phosphatidylinositol N-acetylglucosaminyltransferase subunit Q-like, with product MVLKIFFPQCCNKADSGLLVGRWIPGQNSAVVLAVIHYPFIPGQVKQYIHQMRGQSGVDLTVLGSWSMPKEGQEGMESFLRDLSTIFPQGQWLQLSREMGKIGFRCHVLTRDPNGKLIQQENELKEDGGGEKGGEGKKGGTKRGGGEKKGEQNKVEGEEGGEKDKVIFIHYEQRKVMLSQLHPIDNGVPDPQTESQLPQVFGTVCQSEPLFFLDKYDDGPVKMTHWQSEGREGSIIVELMKQASTPVCLLTTWILTLWTSLCSSRILNVRPMRFISSKLSTCVQLSYRTEHLQTVCSPTRATAHNHFMRKANIFVSFFVDVSLGLLLVSWMYRENRIGKLANTLVPAADYVAKELEELLQWLMGAPAGLKMNRALDQVLGRFFLYHIHLWISYIHLMSPFVEMILWYVGLSACLGLTFALSLLSDITALLTFHIYCFYVYGARLYCMTVYGLSSLWRLFRGKKWNVLRQRVDSCSYDLDQLFIGTLLFTILLFLLPTTALYYLVFTLLRLVVVMFQGVLHLSVDFINSFPLFAMGLRLFRSYRLAEGVKFRVLCEEPGTPLHLMMDINPLKVSSVVQTYRTPTYSCYPKDSWLALCKKLFLGELIYPWRHKTTKID
- the LOC139405227 gene encoding protein-lysine N-methyltransferase EEF2KMT-like isoform X1, with protein sequence MYRSKDQTDKTKVTCIRNRADVIYDFKVSFFTMGQLPNFPWNFLERELENDSSSEIILDILKQTCLHPLCCKHPPSHEASGREPLDELYDALGEVLGVEEGTECYKSYLLPCGEAVSLSESTAVISEGTTGLVTWEAALYLAEWALENIHLFTDRTVLELGSGVGLTGIAVCRSCSPSSYVFSDCHLSVLHRLRDNVQLNGLDNQNSPRVSVEHLDWEEVTEKQLREIGAATVIAADVVYDPDIIGCLVKLLSKILRCSANGSPPDVYISSTIRNPDTYNSFRHQLESSGIQHEVMTGPVTHVFFYNRQATIEMIKLYI
- the LOC139405227 gene encoding protein-lysine N-methyltransferase EEF2KMT-like isoform X2, which translates into the protein MYRSKDQTDKTKVTCIRNRADVIYDFKVSFFTMGQLPNFPWNFLERELENDSSSEIILDILKQTCLHPLCCKHPPSVRYRRLFLSQLIKRHEASGREPLDELYDALGEVLGVEEGTECYKSYLLPCGEAVSLSESTAVISEGTTGLVTWEAALYLAEWALENIHLFTDRTVLELGSGVGLTGIAVCRSCSPSSYVFSDCHLSVLHRLRDNVQLNGLDNQNSPRVSVEHLDWEEVTEKQLREIGAATVIAADVVYDPDIIGCLVKLLSKILRCSANGSPPDVYISSTIRNPDTYNSFRHQLESSGIQHEVMTGPVTHVFFYNRQATIEMIKLYI